One stretch of Gopherus flavomarginatus isolate rGopFla2 chromosome 2, rGopFla2.mat.asm, whole genome shotgun sequence DNA includes these proteins:
- the LOC127044425 gene encoding uncharacterized protein LOC127044425: MRYLGVTPPPIRGPRWTLQSRVGEVEGGEEETESEGTGVGRDTPESLEACSQELFSSQEEGNQSQQPVLGEGQTEEWVPATLRSRLPALSTAQRLQNLWKKPRKSKEDMLQAAMDHSVTENQKVQDWRERESRIRQKNPADRKKRTKQLISILARQMDSIQALVAMQAEHYRAAHPPVPKLFPLCPKVSSKPHSPASRILPPPAASNTCRFTNHP, encoded by the exons atgcgatacttgggggtgaccccaccaccaatccgaggaccacgatggacacttcagagcagggtaGGGGAagtggaagggggagaggaggaaaccgagagtgagggtactggggtggggagagacaccccagagtccctggaggcatgcagccaggagctcttctcaagccaggaggaaggtaaccagtcgcagcagccggtacttggtgaaggacaaacagaggagtgggttcccg caaccttgagatctcggctgcccgcgttatcaacagctcaaagactccaaaacctctggaagaagccacgaaaaagcaaagaagacatgctgcaagcagcTATGGATCattctgtcacagagaatcaaaaagtgcaggactggagggaaagggaaagcaggattcgCCAGAAAAATCCAGCGGACAGGAAGAAAAGGACAAAGCaactgataagcatcctggcgcgccaaatggactctatccaggcactcgtagccatgcaggcagagcactaccgcgccgcccacccccccgtcccaaagctctttcccttgtgccccaaggtcagctcaaaaccccattccccagcatccaggatcttacctccaccagctgcctccaacacctgtaggtTCACCAACCatccctga